The proteins below are encoded in one region of Rhizobium sp. 9140:
- a CDS encoding glycosyltransferase family 4 protein → MQSRKIVVILKGYPRLSETFIAQELLGLEQSGLELSLISMRHPTDKKRHPVHEEIRAPVLYLPEYLHQEPLRVLRGLWAAARRPGFRIAVAAFRRDLARDISRNRVRRFGQAAVLAAEWPEGGDWLHAHFIHTPASVAAYTSLLTGIPWTCSAHAKDIWTSPDWELADKLAANRWTVTCTETGFHHLRTLAADKKTVHLSYHGLDLARFAPFTQERRRRDGSDPTDPVIILSVGRAVEKKGYDLLLKAVAALPADLAWRFVHIGGGTLAKSLKDMAKDLGIADRIDWLGAMAQEDVLARYRASDIFALACRIGADGDRDGLPNVIVEASSQRLVCLSTTISGVPELLSDGENGLLVPPENPDAIAQALERGIRDPDLRKRLGDAAERRVRRDFDYHTSITQLRNLFETEWRTAE, encoded by the coding sequence ATGCAAAGCCGCAAGATCGTCGTCATCCTGAAGGGTTACCCGCGCCTGTCGGAAACCTTCATCGCCCAGGAACTGCTGGGCCTTGAACAGTCCGGGCTGGAACTGTCGCTGATCTCGATGCGCCACCCGACCGATAAGAAACGCCATCCCGTTCACGAGGAGATCCGCGCGCCGGTTCTCTACCTGCCCGAATATCTGCATCAGGAGCCGCTGCGCGTGCTGCGCGGGTTGTGGGCGGCGGCCCGGCGTCCGGGATTCCGCATAGCCGTCGCCGCTTTCCGGCGCGATCTTGCCCGGGATATCTCGCGCAATAGGGTCCGCCGCTTCGGGCAGGCCGCCGTCCTTGCCGCGGAATGGCCGGAGGGCGGGGACTGGCTGCACGCCCACTTCATCCACACGCCCGCCTCCGTCGCCGCCTATACCAGCCTCCTGACCGGCATCCCCTGGACATGCTCGGCCCATGCAAAGGACATCTGGACCTCGCCGGACTGGGAGCTGGCCGACAAGCTTGCCGCCAACCGCTGGACGGTCACCTGCACCGAAACCGGGTTCCACCACCTGCGAACGCTCGCCGCCGACAAGAAGACCGTGCATCTGAGCTATCACGGCCTCGACCTCGCCCGCTTTGCACCCTTCACGCAGGAGCGCCGTCGGCGCGACGGCAGCGATCCCACTGACCCCGTCATCATCCTCAGCGTCGGCCGGGCTGTGGAAAAGAAGGGCTACGACCTGCTCCTGAAAGCTGTGGCAGCCCTGCCTGCCGATCTCGCCTGGCGCTTCGTTCATATCGGCGGCGGCACGCTCGCCAAATCCCTGAAAGACATGGCGAAAGACCTCGGCATCGCCGATCGTATCGACTGGCTGGGCGCGATGGCTCAGGAAGACGTTCTCGCGCGCTATCGGGCGTCCGACATCTTCGCGCTCGCCTGCCGCATCGGCGCGGACGGCGACCGCGACGGTCTGCCGAACGTGATCGTGGAGGCCTCCAGCCAACGCCTCGTCTGTCTGTCCACCACGATCTCCGGCGTGCCCGAGCTTCTGTCCGACGGGGAGAACGGCCTGCTGGTTCCACCCGAGAACCCGGACGCGATCGCACAGGCTCTGGAGCGCGGCATCCGCGATCCCGATCTCCGCAAGCGGCTCGGCGACGCTGCCGAACGGCGCGTCCGCCGGGATTTCGACTACCACACCAGCATCACCCAGCTTCGCAATCTCTTTGAAACCGAATGGCGGACAGCCGAATGA
- a CDS encoding cyclic nucleotide-binding domain-containing protein produces MLLKDEVQMLRRVPLFSGVEAGKLKLLAFTSDRVSYGIGETLFHQGDAGDAAYVVLDGKAEILVESSTGPIRVAEVERNSIVGEIAILCDVSRTATVKTTTAVEALRIRKDHFIKLLTDFPEITIEIMRVLADRLSHTTSELTEARSRVRELE; encoded by the coding sequence ATGTTGCTGAAGGACGAAGTGCAAATGCTGCGGCGGGTGCCGCTCTTTTCCGGTGTGGAAGCCGGCAAGCTGAAGCTGCTGGCCTTCACCTCGGACCGCGTGAGCTACGGCATTGGCGAAACGCTCTTCCATCAGGGCGATGCCGGCGATGCAGCCTATGTCGTGCTGGACGGCAAGGCGGAGATTTTGGTCGAATCCTCGACCGGCCCGATTCGCGTGGCCGAAGTCGAGCGCAATTCGATCGTCGGCGAGATCGCCATCCTCTGCGACGTCTCGCGAACGGCAACCGTGAAGACGACGACGGCGGTCGAGGCCCTGCGCATCCGCAAGGACCACTTCATCAAGCTCCTCACCGATTTTCCCGAAATCACCATCGAGATCATGCGCGTGCTGGCCGACCGCCTGAGTCACACGACCAGCGAGTTGACGGAAGCCCGCAGCCGCGTGCGCGAACTCGAATAG
- a CDS encoding metallophosphoesterase family protein: protein MSFKEFPPIAVIADAHIHDPAADFGFPGAVQTGGLSVRPLAEAARSTRVFNESLQAFRTALDDVASRGIRHVVLLGDYTDDGQVATTSAVAVILKDYGERHGIAFFALPGNHDIFADAGRHRTKRFLEADGSSAVVTSHPVTPSGAPLPPGIPRDIPVTVSPGMFCPGYPDGLMAVAEHGYFPQPSYLHWETPFGLQGDSEKRMFTAISSSGATRRPLVEASYLVEPVDGLWLLMIDANVFVPIDGSDDWVDSTSAGWNAMLLHKRHVIDWMADVGVRATRLGKRLVAFSHYPALDPLDGTRAAEIALLGPTATSGRIPGDAVGEAFIAAGIPLHFSGHLHVNDTARMRRGEGSFVNVAVPSLVGFPPAYKILTLREGTAEIETVSLSDMPMDGAIAALYAAEVGRTGVKTGGMAEATRYGDFLSAHIGHLAWRRHLKREWPSALGALLRAATLGDLARLAARPVAPIEDAVAMLPVARDRMNTSDEGAPETLSAIAFLGDWYRLRMGSDLGLASVSSRRVRFYDKLSAFYLAQPWPPGSAQGGIAAMLSLFEAYRHGLPSKDFRIDLQTGDITAC from the coding sequence ATGTCTTTCAAGGAATTTCCGCCGATCGCCGTGATCGCCGACGCTCATATACACGATCCCGCCGCTGATTTCGGTTTTCCCGGTGCGGTCCAGACGGGCGGGCTGTCCGTTCGGCCGCTGGCGGAGGCGGCGCGGTCCACGCGTGTGTTCAACGAGAGCCTGCAGGCTTTTCGCACGGCGCTCGACGATGTCGCGTCCCGCGGCATCCGGCATGTTGTTCTGCTGGGCGATTATACAGATGACGGGCAGGTTGCGACCACGTCGGCGGTTGCCGTGATCCTCAAGGACTACGGTGAGCGGCACGGCATAGCGTTCTTCGCCTTGCCTGGGAACCACGATATCTTCGCCGATGCCGGCCGTCATCGTACCAAGCGGTTTTTGGAGGCAGATGGCTCGAGTGCGGTGGTGACGAGCCATCCGGTGACACCTTCAGGTGCCCCCCTGCCGCCGGGGATCCCGCGCGATATTCCGGTGACGGTGTCGCCCGGGATGTTCTGCCCCGGTTATCCCGACGGGCTGATGGCGGTCGCGGAGCACGGCTATTTCCCGCAGCCATCCTATCTGCACTGGGAGACGCCTTTCGGTCTGCAGGGTGATAGTGAGAAGCGGATGTTCACCGCAATCTCATCGAGCGGAGCCACGCGACGGCCGCTGGTGGAGGCCTCCTATCTGGTGGAGCCAGTCGATGGGCTGTGGCTGCTGATGATCGACGCGAACGTGTTCGTGCCGATCGATGGATCGGACGACTGGGTCGACAGCACGTCGGCCGGCTGGAATGCGATGCTTTTGCACAAGCGCCATGTGATCGACTGGATGGCCGATGTCGGTGTGCGGGCCACGCGTCTCGGCAAGCGTCTCGTTGCCTTTTCCCATTATCCCGCGCTCGATCCGCTGGATGGAACCCGGGCGGCGGAGATCGCGCTGCTTGGACCCACGGCGACATCGGGCCGCATTCCCGGCGACGCGGTCGGAGAGGCATTCATCGCGGCAGGGATACCCCTGCATTTCAGCGGACATCTTCATGTCAACGACACGGCGCGGATGCGGCGCGGGGAGGGGAGCTTTGTGAACGTCGCCGTCCCCTCGCTCGTCGGCTTTCCCCCGGCATACAAGATCCTGACGCTGCGTGAAGGCACTGCCGAGATCGAGACGGTGTCGCTTAGCGATATGCCGATGGATGGGGCGATCGCAGCGCTCTATGCCGCCGAAGTGGGGCGCACCGGCGTGAAGACCGGGGGAATGGCGGAGGCGACCCGGTATGGCGACTTCCTTTCGGCCCATATCGGTCATCTCGCCTGGCGGCGGCACCTGAAGCGAGAATGGCCGTCAGCGCTCGGCGCTTTGTTACGTGCGGCCACGCTCGGCGATCTCGCGCGGTTAGCTGCTCGACCCGTGGCGCCGATAGAGGATGCGGTGGCCATGCTTCCGGTCGCGCGCGATCGGATGAACACTTCCGACGAGGGCGCTCCGGAGACGTTGTCGGCGATCGCGTTCCTCGGCGACTGGTATCGCCTGAGGATGGGGAGCGATCTGGGGCTGGCTTCGGTCTCTTCACGGCGCGTGCGGTTCTACGACAAGCTTTCGGCATTTTATCTTGCGCAGCCCTGGCCTCCGGGCTCGGCACAAGGCGGCATCGCGGCGATGCTCTCCCTATTCGAGGCCTATCGCCATGGCTTGCCCTCGAAGGATTTCCGGATCGATCTGCAGACAGGCGACATCACGGCGTGTTGA
- a CDS encoding ABC transporter permease, with translation MTSTHPPSTTSSNTPPACLPESGQPLTHFVSAAPFDPMAVETMTEEQKHVYEASQLRLMWWKFKRHRVALVSLVFLVLLYAMITVVEFLAPYNLHTRNVDFIHAPPQQVHLFDDGQFVGPFVYGRTMNLDMDTLRRVYTEDPERIEKLRFFCSGDAYNFWGLVPASLHFVCPAQGGQFFMLGSDRLGRDVLSRILYGARISLTIGLLGVTMSFILGIVIGGLAGYKGGVFDLIVQRVIEVLQSIPSIPLWMALAAIMPVTWSPLVIYLGITAILGLLDWTGLARAVRSKLLALREEDYVLAAQLMGARTSRIIGRHLVPGFMSHLIASATMSIPAMILGETALSFLGLGLRPPITSWGILLTEARSVSTIAFYPWLLYPTIPVILVILAFNFLGDGLRDAADPYK, from the coding sequence GTGACATCAACGCATCCGCCGTCCACGACGTCCTCCAATACGCCTCCCGCCTGCCTGCCCGAATCCGGCCAGCCCCTGACGCACTTCGTATCCGCCGCCCCTTTCGATCCCATGGCCGTGGAAACCATGACCGAGGAACAGAAGCACGTTTATGAAGCATCCCAGCTTCGATTGATGTGGTGGAAGTTCAAGCGGCACCGGGTCGCCCTGGTCTCGCTCGTCTTCCTCGTTCTGCTCTATGCGATGATCACGGTCGTCGAGTTTCTGGCGCCCTACAATCTGCACACGCGCAACGTGGATTTCATCCATGCGCCGCCCCAACAGGTGCATCTGTTCGATGACGGTCAGTTCGTCGGCCCGTTCGTCTATGGCCGCACGATGAACCTGGATATGGACACGCTGCGCCGCGTCTATACGGAAGATCCCGAGCGGATCGAGAAGCTGCGCTTCTTCTGCAGCGGCGACGCTTACAATTTCTGGGGCCTCGTTCCCGCCTCGCTCCATTTCGTCTGTCCGGCACAGGGCGGGCAGTTCTTCATGCTCGGCAGCGATCGGCTCGGTCGCGACGTGCTGTCGCGCATTCTCTACGGCGCCCGTATCTCGCTCACCATCGGCCTGCTCGGCGTCACGATGAGCTTCATTCTCGGCATCGTCATCGGCGGCCTTGCCGGCTACAAGGGCGGCGTCTTCGACCTCATTGTCCAGCGCGTTATCGAGGTGCTGCAGTCGATCCCGAGCATTCCGCTCTGGATGGCGCTTGCAGCCATCATGCCGGTCACGTGGAGCCCCCTCGTCATCTATCTCGGCATCACCGCCATTCTCGGCCTGCTCGACTGGACCGGTCTTGCCCGCGCGGTGCGCTCCAAGCTGCTGGCGCTGCGCGAGGAGGACTACGTGCTTGCGGCACAGCTGATGGGGGCAAGGACCAGCCGCATCATCGGCCGCCACCTCGTGCCCGGCTTCATGTCGCACCTGATCGCCAGCGCGACCATGTCGATTCCGGCGATGATTCTGGGCGAAACTGCCTTGAGTTTCCTCGGTCTTGGTCTACGTCCACCGATCACCAGCTGGGGCATTCTCCTGACGGAAGCGCGCAGCGTCAGTACCATCGCTTTTTATCCATGGTTGCTCTACCCAACCATTCCGGTCATTCTCGTCATCCTGGCCTTTAACTTTCTCGGCGATGGACTTAGAGATGCGGCTGATCCGTACAAGTGA
- a CDS encoding ABC transporter transmembrane domain-containing protein: protein MDIRLTRYIWTHTRKQQMWILMIVAISMIPYFLSFDLPKQIVNGPIQGKGFEQPGATERFFEISFSLPWIGNVTLFNGIDLTRMETLYALSVIFLLLVIINGLFKLYINTYKGRLGERLLRRIRFELIDRILRFPPTQFKRMKGAEVSSMVKDEVEPLGGFTGDAFVSPALLGGQALTALAFIFMQNMWLGFIAAFMVGIQATIIPRMRRRLLVLGRERQITARELAGRVSEIVDGISTIHAYDTSNYERADVAARLGRIYKIRYDLYQWKFMVKFINNFLAQLTPFLFYCIGGYLALRGQLDIGQLVAVISAYKDLPGPLKELIDWDQLRQDVQVKYVQVVEQFTVEPLIDPKIQAISTGTVAVGALAAGAGLAGAAAGANDGGNDASGALAASSLTLADDSGARLLEHVSVEIKPGEKVAIIGGAASGGDVLAEAFGRLIWPEGGKVTLGGEDLLHMPESVVGRAITYASSDTYFFYGSLRDNLLYGLKHAPLAAATYEGSLAAHRKWEVAEAKLAGNPDYDVNGDWIDYIAAGATQAEDLFPSILAVLDTVQLSKDILDLALRTNIDPADRPDFAASIVDMRQALREELEEAGLNGLIAYFEPGEYNMEATVGENLLFGTATAPSVAGRAIAKNPYFRKVVSETGIDRVLFDMGYQIAENAVELFADLPPDHPFFQQLTFMTADDIPAYQLLLQKYAGKGLETATEDDRYQIIRLSFNYVEPRHRFGLLTEDLMAQIVEVRRQFHENMPEDLQHDIERYDPEKYLASASLMDNVLFGRISHKHTDGSKRIRAIVSSLLNSQGLIEQVLDIGLDFNLGAGGKRLTAVQRQKLNLARAIIRRSDYYVFNRPLPSLDHRLQDEIVRDVMKLLTRNGANPAVIWVLSNNGLTKLFERVLVFDRGALVEDDTHANLVNNDGVFKQLVNA from the coding sequence ATGGATATCCGCCTTACCCGTTACATCTGGACCCACACGCGCAAGCAGCAGATGTGGATCCTCATGATCGTCGCCATCTCGATGATCCCCTACTTCCTGTCGTTCGACCTGCCCAAGCAGATCGTGAACGGGCCTATACAGGGCAAGGGTTTCGAGCAGCCGGGCGCGACCGAGCGGTTTTTCGAGATTTCCTTCTCATTGCCCTGGATCGGCAACGTCACGCTGTTCAACGGCATCGACCTGACGCGCATGGAGACGCTCTATGCGCTGAGCGTCATCTTCCTGCTGCTCGTCATCATCAACGGCCTCTTCAAGCTCTATATCAACACCTACAAGGGCCGGCTCGGCGAGCGCCTGCTGCGCCGCATCCGCTTCGAGCTCATCGATCGCATCCTCCGGTTTCCGCCGACCCAGTTCAAGCGCATGAAGGGGGCGGAAGTCTCCTCCATGGTGAAGGACGAGGTCGAACCGCTCGGCGGCTTTACGGGCGACGCCTTCGTCTCGCCGGCGCTGCTTGGCGGACAGGCCCTGACGGCGCTCGCCTTCATCTTCATGCAAAATATGTGGCTCGGCTTCATCGCCGCCTTCATGGTCGGCATCCAGGCGACCATCATTCCGCGCATGCGCCGCCGCTTGCTCGTGCTTGGCCGCGAGCGCCAGATCACCGCACGCGAGCTTGCCGGCCGCGTCAGCGAGATCGTCGATGGTATCAGCACCATCCACGCCTACGACACCTCGAACTACGAGCGCGCCGACGTGGCCGCGCGGCTGGGACGGATCTACAAGATCCGCTACGATCTCTACCAGTGGAAGTTCATGGTGAAGTTCATCAACAACTTCCTCGCGCAGCTCACGCCCTTCCTGTTTTACTGCATCGGCGGCTATCTTGCCCTGCGCGGACAGCTCGACATCGGCCAGCTCGTCGCGGTCATCAGCGCCTACAAGGACCTGCCCGGCCCTCTGAAGGAACTGATCGACTGGGACCAGCTGCGTCAGGACGTGCAGGTGAAATACGTTCAGGTGGTCGAACAGTTCACGGTCGAGCCGCTGATCGATCCGAAGATCCAGGCGATTTCCACCGGTACCGTTGCCGTCGGCGCCCTGGCCGCCGGTGCGGGCCTTGCCGGTGCTGCGGCAGGCGCCAACGATGGCGGAAACGATGCGTCAGGTGCCCTTGCCGCCTCCAGCCTCACCCTTGCCGACGACAGCGGTGCTCGCCTGCTGGAGCATGTCTCGGTCGAAATTAAACCCGGAGAGAAGGTGGCGATCATCGGCGGTGCCGCGAGCGGTGGCGACGTGCTGGCGGAGGCCTTCGGCCGCCTGATCTGGCCGGAAGGCGGCAAGGTGACGCTCGGCGGCGAAGACCTGCTGCATATGCCGGAGTCCGTCGTCGGTCGGGCGATCACCTATGCATCGTCGGATACCTACTTCTTCTACGGCTCGCTGCGCGACAACCTGCTCTACGGCCTGAAGCACGCACCGCTGGCGGCCGCCACTTACGAGGGCAGCCTTGCCGCCCATCGCAAATGGGAAGTGGCTGAAGCCAAGCTTGCCGGAAATCCCGACTACGACGTCAATGGCGACTGGATCGACTATATCGCCGCCGGCGCCACGCAGGCCGAGGATCTCTTCCCCTCGATCCTCGCGGTGCTCGATACCGTACAACTGTCGAAGGACATTCTCGACCTTGCGCTCCGCACCAATATCGACCCGGCGGACCGGCCGGACTTTGCGGCCAGCATCGTGGACATGCGGCAGGCCCTGCGCGAGGAACTGGAAGAAGCCGGCCTCAACGGGCTGATCGCCTATTTCGAACCCGGCGAATACAACATGGAAGCCACCGTCGGCGAGAACCTGCTGTTCGGCACGGCGACCGCCCCGAGCGTGGCCGGCCGCGCCATCGCCAAGAACCCCTATTTCCGCAAGGTCGTCTCGGAAACCGGCATCGACCGCGTGCTCTTCGACATGGGTTACCAGATCGCCGAGAACGCGGTGGAACTCTTCGCAGACCTGCCGCCGGACCACCCCTTCTTCCAGCAGCTGACCTTCATGACGGCCGACGACATCCCGGCCTACCAGTTGCTGCTTCAGAAATATGCCGGCAAGGGGCTGGAGACCGCGACGGAGGACGATCGCTATCAGATCATCCGGTTGAGCTTCAACTATGTCGAACCCCGCCACCGCTTCGGCCTCTTGACCGAGGACCTGATGGCGCAGATCGTCGAGGTGCGCCGTCAGTTCCACGAGAACATGCCGGAAGACCTCCAGCACGACATCGAGCGCTACGATCCGGAAAAATACCTCGCCTCCGCCAGCCTCATGGACAATGTGCTGTTCGGCCGTATCAGCCACAAGCACACCGATGGCTCCAAGCGCATCCGTGCCATCGTATCGTCGCTGCTGAATTCGCAGGGCCTGATCGAGCAGGTGCTCGATATCGGCCTCGACTTCAATCTGGGTGCCGGCGGCAAGCGCCTGACGGCCGTCCAGCGCCAGAAGCTGAACCTCGCCCGCGCCATCATCCGCCGCTCGGACTACTATGTCTTCAACCGCCCGCTTCCGAGCCTCGATCACCGCTTGCAGGACGAGATCGTCCGCGACGTGATGAAGCTTCTCACCCGCAACGGCGCAAATCCGGCGGTGATCTGGGTGCTGTCGAACAACGGATTGACGAAATTGTTCGAGCGCGTGCTGGTGTTTGATCGCGGCGCGCTCGTTGAGGATGACACGCACGCCAATCTGGTAAACAATGACGGTGTCTTTAAACAGTTGGTAAACGCGTGA
- a CDS encoding glycosyltransferase family protein, translating to MTETKRVLFYVQHLLGIGHLTRASRIANALAVRGFDVTVVTGGKPVSGFPGPAVRHIALPPVVSSDEGFSALQDMDGNPVDDAFRDMRRDRLLAILHEIRPHAILTEAFPFGRRQMRFELLPFLDAARAMPEPPKIFASVRDILQKRPKPERDRETVDYIDRYFDRILIHGDPTFARLEETFPHADEIADKVVYTGLVAPPQPDAPADRFEVIVSAGGGAVGRHVLHAVVGATAILRPEKPWALITGPNLAQADHDAITAGVVGNVKVFRFRPDFASLLSGATLSVSQAGYNTVCDILRARCRAIVVPFTTGGETEQAARAERLERLGLVTALSDSDISAERIAAAIRSGLEAPAFQQGDLSIDLEGADRTADILRDMLSDA from the coding sequence ATGACCGAAACGAAACGCGTTCTCTTCTACGTCCAGCACCTGCTCGGCATCGGTCACCTGACCCGCGCGAGCCGCATCGCCAATGCGCTCGCTGTCCGTGGCTTCGACGTGACCGTGGTCACCGGCGGAAAGCCCGTGTCCGGCTTTCCCGGCCCTGCCGTCCGCCATATCGCGCTGCCGCCCGTCGTCTCCAGCGACGAGGGCTTCTCCGCCTTGCAGGACATGGATGGCAATCCGGTCGATGACGCCTTCCGCGACATGCGCCGCGACCGGCTGCTCGCGATCCTCCACGAGATCAGGCCGCATGCCATCCTCACCGAGGCCTTCCCGTTCGGCCGGCGTCAGATGCGCTTCGAGCTTCTCCCCTTCCTCGATGCCGCCCGCGCCATGCCCGAGCCGCCGAAGATCTTCGCCTCCGTGCGCGATATCCTGCAAAAACGCCCGAAGCCGGAGCGCGACCGCGAGACGGTCGACTATATCGACCGCTATTTCGACCGCATCCTCATTCACGGCGACCCGACCTTCGCTCGGCTGGAAGAGACCTTTCCCCATGCCGACGAGATCGCCGACAAGGTGGTCTATACCGGCCTCGTCGCCCCGCCGCAGCCCGACGCCCCGGCAGACCGTTTCGAAGTGATCGTCTCGGCCGGCGGCGGCGCTGTCGGCCGGCACGTGCTGCACGCGGTCGTGGGCGCGACCGCAATCCTCCGGCCGGAAAAGCCCTGGGCGCTGATCACCGGACCCAACCTCGCGCAGGCCGACCATGATGCGATCACCGCCGGCGTCGTCGGCAATGTCAAGGTCTTCCGCTTTCGCCCCGATTTCGCGAGCCTCCTTTCGGGCGCGACCCTCTCTGTGTCGCAGGCCGGTTACAACACGGTGTGCGACATTCTGCGGGCGCGCTGTCGGGCGATCGTCGTGCCGTTCACGACCGGCGGCGAAACCGAACAGGCGGCCCGTGCAGAACGCCTGGAGCGCCTTGGCCTCGTGACAGCGCTTAGCGATTCCGACATTTCGGCCGAGCGGATCGCCGCGGCCATCCGCTCCGGTCTCGAGGCTCCGGCCTTCCAGCAGGGCGATCTCTCGATCGACCTCGAGGGCGCCGACCGGACGGCCGATATCCTGCGCGACATGCTGTCGGACGCGTGA
- a CDS encoding ABC transporter permease — translation MLRYILWRVSAMIPTLVIISALVFTIIELPPGDYFESYISEMRAQGEGVDMAEIEALRAEYGFDKPPVMRYFYWVAGMLHGDFGYSFEYQLPVSDVVGDRLWLTVMVSFVTILFTWLIAFPIGIYSATHQYSWGDYGLTFLGLLGLAIPNFMFALILMYFANMWFGTSIGHLMDQKYLSQPMSWDKFLSILEHLWIPVIIIGTAGTAGMIRRLRANLLDELQKQYVVTAKAKGLHPFRALVKYPLRMALNFFIADIGSILPAIISGAEITAIVLSLETTGPMLIKALQSQDMYLAGSFLMFLAFLTVIGVLVSDIALALLDPRIRLQGGSTK, via the coding sequence ATGCTGCGATACATTCTCTGGCGCGTCAGTGCCATGATCCCGACGCTCGTCATTATCTCGGCCCTCGTCTTCACCATCATCGAACTGCCTCCGGGCGACTATTTCGAGAGCTACATCTCGGAAATGCGCGCCCAGGGCGAAGGCGTCGATATGGCGGAAATCGAGGCGTTGCGGGCCGAATACGGCTTCGACAAGCCGCCGGTCATGCGCTACTTCTACTGGGTCGCAGGCATGCTGCACGGCGACTTCGGCTATTCGTTCGAATATCAGCTGCCGGTTTCCGACGTGGTCGGCGACCGGCTCTGGCTGACGGTGATGGTCTCCTTCGTGACCATCCTCTTCACCTGGCTCATTGCCTTCCCGATCGGCATCTACTCCGCCACGCACCAGTACAGCTGGGGTGATTACGGCCTGACGTTCCTCGGTCTGCTCGGCCTTGCCATTCCCAATTTCATGTTCGCGCTGATCCTCATGTATTTTGCCAATATGTGGTTCGGCACATCCATCGGGCATCTGATGGACCAGAAATATCTGTCGCAGCCCATGAGCTGGGACAAATTCCTGTCGATTCTGGAACATCTCTGGATCCCCGTCATCATCATCGGCACGGCCGGGACAGCGGGCATGATCCGCCGGCTGCGGGCCAACCTGCTCGATGAACTCCAGAAGCAATATGTCGTGACGGCGAAGGCGAAGGGGCTTCACCCCTTCCGCGCGCTGGTGAAGTACCCGCTCCGCATGGCGCTGAACTTCTTCATCGCCGACATCGGCTCGATCCTGCCCGCCATTATCTCCGGTGCGGAAATCACGGCCATCGTGCTGTCGCTCGAAACCACCGGCCCGATGCTCATCAAGGCGCTGCAAAGCCAGGATATGTATCTCGCCGGCTCGTTCCTGATGTTCCTCGCCTTCCTCACCGTCATCGGCGTGCTCGTTTCCGACATCGCGCTGGCGTTGCTCGATCCGCGCATCCGGCTCCAGGGGGGCAGCACGAAGTGA
- a CDS encoding glycosyltransferase family protein: MTRRIENARILMYSHDTFGLGHLRRCRAIAHALVEDYRGLQVLIISGATIAGAYDYRARVDFVKIPSVIKLRNGEYTSMDRHIDLNETLKMRRSIIRHTAETFKPDIFIVDKEPMGLRGEVEDTLAYLKHQGTTLVLGLREVMDAPHLLDAEWKRNDVMRKIGQFYDTVWVYGPPDFYDPLVGLDVPAQVRARMDFVGFLQRSVSLDVSSEHKPKGDYILITTGGGGDGSDLIHDVVDAYRADPTLTHPSFVVLGPYMPAKQRHKLLSKCALTPHLTVIEFDNRMEELIANASGVVAMGGYNTYCEILSFDKPALIVPRVVPREEQLIRARRASELGLIDMLLPQEAADPKRLAAALHALPHRAPPSHHASNMHLDGLSNISRIVGNMLDGRERDHLSVVKA, encoded by the coding sequence ATGACGCGTCGCATCGAGAATGCTCGCATCCTCATGTACAGCCACGATACGTTCGGACTGGGCCACCTTAGGCGGTGCCGGGCAATCGCGCATGCGCTCGTCGAGGATTATCGCGGCCTGCAGGTCCTGATCATCTCGGGCGCGACCATCGCCGGTGCCTATGATTACCGCGCCCGCGTCGATTTCGTGAAGATCCCCAGCGTCATCAAGCTTCGCAACGGCGAATACACGTCGATGGATCGCCATATCGATCTGAACGAGACGCTGAAGATGCGCCGCTCGATCATCCGGCACACGGCAGAGACCTTCAAGCCCGACATCTTCATCGTCGACAAGGAGCCGATGGGCCTTCGCGGCGAGGTGGAGGACACGCTGGCCTATCTCAAGCATCAGGGGACGACGCTGGTGCTCGGCCTGCGCGAGGTCATGGATGCACCGCATCTGCTCGACGCCGAGTGGAAGCGCAACGACGTGATGCGCAAGATCGGCCAGTTCTACGACACGGTCTGGGTCTACGGCCCGCCCGACTTCTACGATCCGCTGGTCGGTCTCGACGTACCGGCGCAGGTGCGCGCCCGCATGGATTTCGTCGGCTTCCTCCAGCGCAGCGTCTCGCTCGATGTCAGCTCCGAGCACAAGCCGAAGGGCGACTATATCCTCATCACCACCGGCGGCGGCGGTGATGGATCCGACCTCATCCACGATGTGGTGGATGCCTACCGCGCCGATCCGACGTTGACGCACCCCTCCTTCGTCGTGCTCGGCCCCTATATGCCGGCCAAGCAGCGCCACAAGCTGCTGTCGAAATGCGCGCTGACCCCGCACCTGACGGTGATCGAGTTCGACAACCGCATGGAAGAGCTGATCGCCAATGCGAGCGGCGTCGTCGCCATGGGCGGCTACAACACCTATTGCGAAATCCTTTCCTTCGACAAACCGGCCTTGATCGTGCCGCGCGTCGTCCCGCGCGAGGAACAGCTGATCCGCGCCCGCCGCGCCAGTGAACTCGGGCTCATCGATATGCTGCTGCCACAGGAGGCCGCAGACCCCAAGCGGCTGGCCGCCGCTCTTCATGCCCTGCCGCACCGCGCGCCGCCGTCCCACCATGCGAGCAACATGCATCTCGACGGCCTGAGTAATATTTCCCGGATCGTCGGCAACATGCTAGACGGGCGGGAACGCGACCATCTGAGCGTCGTCAAGGCCTGA